CAAGCGGTCTATGTAGATCACTTCTTTATACGGAGAAGACTATTACTAATTCTTTAGCTTCAAGACCTTTTTTCCTTTTACTTTCCTATATGTATACCATCATTCCTTAACGCTTCTTTGAGGTAGAGGGCCCGtctttatgttatatacttataCTCACCATTAGGGGCCGTTCGTGTAGGAAATTAATTCCACAAGATAAAACAGATGCAAGAGAAACTCTTAATCCATCAAGTATTCTCATGTCAATTATCCTATTTCTAGTCTACAGTCACATCTCTTGATAATATGAGATCTATGCAACATAAGTCATCTTACAGCGCTATGCTCAGACCGCTAAATACAACAATACCTAGGATGTAAAGGGTTTGTGGGATTCCAGAGAGGTTAACATGTATAGACAGAGTCATAGACTTGTGCCCATACCCCAGGCCGATTGAAGCTTGTGCAGACCTGATTCCGTTTTAGAGTGATGATTCGAGGTGACATAAACAGAAGAAAGCACATTAAGGACAACCAACAAGTGAACTAATCAAGACAACTTGAGTTGTCATCTTTCGCAAAGCACCCTACGTCCCTACCCATATAATAAAATGCATATATGAAGTGATGGAGACCAAAACTTCTTTGTCTGCTCCCCCTGTGatcttagtaaaaaaaaaaaagagtgggGGGAAGACAGACCATGCAGAGTGAAGAGAACTGTTCAGAGCTTGACACCAAACTTaagctaaaaaataaaaaattgacagaatttataactaaaaagatTAACAAGTATACCTGAATCAAAATCATAACAATTGCAAAGATAACCTTCATAATCTCGGTCAAGAAGTTGACACTGAATAAAATCAAATTTTCCATCCACCTTGGACATGTAAACCAGAACAAGCTGGCAAGAAAAGAAAATTCACATGTCAATTGTAAGCTTGAAGATGTTCGTACATTCAAATAATGTAAGAGTATGAACTATGAACTGCTAGTTGGACAAGCAGCTTAAATTAAGCAAGTGCAATTAGTCTTCACAACTTAATTCAGTTTAGGGTTACAAATCCATACAATCAGCCCTAATTCATACAAGTTCGATCTCGTCATAAGATTAACAAATTAACATAACTAATTAACAAATTCATACAATTAGCCCTAATTCATACAAGTTTGATCTcatcataaaattaacaaattaacataattaattaacaaattcatACCATCAGTCCTAATTCATAAAGAGTGCCATGAAATCAAAATCAAGAAAATGGATTGAGAAACTGAATAAAACAAACCTGGGCAAAAAGATTGTAGTTGCTACAACAATCATCGGAAGTAGCAGACGAGAATTGAAGCTgcttggaggagagagaaaaagatctGATGTAAAAAGAGGAAGGAGAAATCGAAAAACCAGGTGAAAGGAGGAAGGAGATGATAATGGCAGAGAAAAGATAGGGTTCTGAGTTTCTCACTTCCCAGCGTTCAAtcgaaaaggaaagaaaaggaagGAGGAAAGAGAAGGAGAAAAGAAACACGTGTAAGTAAAATAACCGAGGGTAATATAGTCTGAGCACTATTattaagaataagacaaaaataaaatttaggcATGAAATGGGGGTAGTGTGGGTATTCcactattgggtgaatagtaaACCAAGTTCaaagctttataagtgttaggataagACACTGAATTGGACAATAACAAACTTATCCAACATGAAGTTTAATTAGGTGAATATCTATAAGCTATATGTGTCCAAATTATAATGTAATAAGACAACCAAATTGTCAAATACtcttagagttttaaaattctaaGCTCTGTTATTAAAATTTGATGTCGTGTCAAGCCGTCTAGGGCTTGATTTGAGGTGGGAGTGGATACACGGACGGATGATGAAACgaggttaattttatttaatttccgCCCGCGAGGCGGGGATTAGGATGAGGATGAGTATCGTACCTGTCGTGGTGACGGGCATGAGGATCGGAATTTTAGGCAGGTACAAGTATTGAGGGACCAGCCCCACCTTGCTTAAGTTATCTCTAGCTGAATAAAGTATATGGTGGAGGTAGATATTAAATGATCGGGTAACGATGTAGATGATAGGGGAATATTAAGTGAGTATGACTATCGAAGTAAAGAGCGGATGAGAATAAACTTATATTTGACATGGGTTATGAAAAGGGAAGAAATTTTTTTAATCaattataatatttattttagttaagaaatccataaattatttgaaataataaaattaaattattttacaTTACATAAGTTCGTAACTGATAgattataaaactaatcttgggccttcaaccatcagcttaagctttaggttgagttggtcctttgacatggtatcagagccaacgtgACGCAGATGTCACGGGTTCAAATCTCATCCACCCCTcctttcaaagtggaatatttcgTGCTAGGTGGTATGAGGAGGCCTATGCtgcatccacacttcaagcCCAAAGGGCTTTCATGTGAGAGGGCGTGATAgattataaaactaatcttgagccttcaaccatcagcttaagcttttggttgagttgtcGGCTGGCAACCCACGTCATGGCAGCAACAATATTGCTATCCTCAACCATGGACTGCAGGTCCCTGCCCATACCCAACCACTGGATGGGCCAGGCCCACTCTCCCTGCTCGCGGCCCAATAGGAGCTTCAGGTATTCTTGGCAAACATCCAACCCATCAGGCCTATGCTGCTTGGCCCAACAATAATTGCTATTATGGGGGTGCTCCGAATGGTAATAGCTATTCTCCGACCGATATCGAAGCGGTTATGCACAATATGTCACTCAATGTTCCCGATGATAATTGGTACATGGACACAGGGGCCACCATGCCAAGGTAACCTCTCGTCTTATTTCAATTTGAGCAATAATCATCATATTACTGTTGGTAATGGCCATAAAATTCCTATTAATGGTTTGCAGTCACGTTAACTTATCCCCACCATGTCCCCCTTTATCCCTTCGTAATGTCCTTCATGCTCCCAAACTCGTAAAAAATTTAGTATTGGTTCGCAAATTTACTATTGATAATGGTGTTTCAGTTGAGTTTGACCCCTTTGGTTTTTGTGTGAAGGACCTACAGACGGGAACACATCTATTGAGGTGTAATAGCTCGGGAGACTTATATCCCCTCACCAAGGCCATCACAACTCCATCTCCATCCACCTTTGCTGCCATTTCCTCCACCACTTGGCATGATCGTCTTGGCCATCCCGGGGATACTATTTTTAATGTTCTTAGGCAAAACAATTCCATTTTATGTAATAAGCCTaagcctagtagttctttaatTTGTCATTCCTGTCAACTTGGTAAACATGTTAAATTACCCTTTTATGCATCAAATTCTAGCACGTTTGCACCATTTGATATCGTGCATAGCGACCTATTCACCTCTCCTGTCTTGACTAATAAGGGCCATAAATATTACGTGCTTTTCTTGGATGATTTTACGAATTTTCTATGGACGTTTCCTTTGCATACTAAGTCACAATTTTTTGGAAcattcttgaattttcaaactttaaTTCACACTCAATTCGAACGAAAAATCAAGACTTTTCAATGTGACAATGGCAAAGAATATGCTAATGGGTCGTTTTTAAAACAATGTGAACTCCATGGTATGCTTTTTCGATTCTCATGTCCCCATACTTCATCCCAAAATGGAAAGTCCGAAAGGAAAATTCGTTCAATTAACAACATTATCCGGACTATTCTAGTTCACTCATCCACACCACCATCATATTGGCACCACGCCCTTTCGTTTGCCACTTATCTCCATAACGTGTTACCAAGCAAAATCTTGAACTACTCATCTCTTACTACTCGTCTTTATGGTCGGGAACCCTCTTTGGCTCACCTTCGTGTCTTTGGTTGCCTTTGCTTTCCACACCTCCCTAGCAACTCCATTCACAAACTCCAAGCACGGTCTACACCATGTGTGTTTTTGGGATTTCCGGATAATCATAGAGGATATAAGTGTCTTGATCTCTCCTCTAACAAGATAATAATATCCCGCCATGTTACTTTTGATGAGACCGAATTCCCGTTTCAGAAAATACATAAGCCCAAATCCCACACTTATGATTTTCTAAACTCAGAATTATCCCCTTATATCCTCCAACATGTCCAGCAAGGCCATACTCGAATTGGGCCCACACCACCATCCTCCCAGCCGGCCCAATCCCCTGACATGGACCATGGGCCACACTCCCCTATCTCAAGTCCAATGGCCCATCCCACCAACTCTCCTCCCTTGCTGCCCAATAACTCCCTTCCCCTACCAATACCCTGCGGCACCTAAAGCCCAGCTGTGATCTCGCCACAGCAAACGGCCCAAACACAAACTGCAGCCCCATCTCATGCCTCAGCCACGCCCCAGCCCATCTCATCTCACCATATGGCCACTAGGAGCAGACACAGTATCTTCAAACCCAAACAATTATTCAACCTTAGTGCAACCGCTCCTAGCATCTCTCCTCTTCCAAAAAATCCCATTACGGCTCTAAAAGACCCAAATTGGAAAATGGCCATGCTTGATGAATATAATGCTCTTGTTGAAAATAAGACGTGGGAGTTGGTGCCCCGTCCTTTGAATGCTAATATTATTCGCAGTATGTGGATTTTCAGGCATAAAAAGAACAAGGATGGCTCGTTTGATAGATACAAAGCCCGCCTTGTGGGAGATGGTGCAGGTCAGCAAGTTGGTATTGATTGTTCTGAAACTTTCAGTCCCGTGGTGAAACCAGCTACTATTCGCACTGTCCTCAGCATTGCCTTATCAAAAGGCTGGTGTCTCCATCAGCTAGATGTCAAAAACGCTTTTCTCCATGGCACTCTTGCGGAAACTGTCTATATGCACCAAGTTCGAGGATTCCGAGATCCAGCTCATCCAGATTATGTGTGCCTTCTGAAAAAGTCCTTGTACGGTTTAAAGCAAGCTCCGCGTGCATGGTATCAGCGTTTTGCGGATTTTGTATCCACCATCGGTTTTCTCAACAGCAAGTCTGATCATTCTCTTTTTGTTTATCGTCGGGGTAATGATATGGCTTATATTCGGCTTTATGTTGATGACATTATACTAGCTGCTTCTTCTGACACTCTTCGGACTTCTATTATGTCTTTGCTTTTCTCTGAGTTTGCAATGAAAGACTTGGGTCCTCTAAGCTACTTCTTGGGCATTGCTGTTACACGTCACTCAGGTGGCTTATTCTTGTCTCAAAAACAGTATGCTTCAGAAATTATTGAGCGTGCAGGCATGGCATCTTGCAAGCCCTCTTCCACTCCCGTAGACACTAAGGCGAAGCTAGGCGCCTCTGCGGGTCCCCCTACGGATGACCCTTCTCACTATCGCAGCCTTGCAGGTGCACTTCAGTATCTCACTTTCACACGGCCAGACATTTCTTACGCCGTTCAGCAAGTCTGCCTATTCATGCATGATCCACGCCAAGAACATATGCATGCCCTCAAGCGTATCATTCGCTACATCCAAGGTACTTTAGATCTCGGTTTGCACCTTTATCCATCATCTGTTTCTACTCTTACATCATATACAGATGTGGATTGGGGGGGATGCCCGGATACGAGACGCTCGGCATCCGGCTATTGTGTCTTCTTAGGGGACAATCTCATTTCTTGGTCATCCAAACGACAAGCTACACTCTCCCGCTCTAGTGCAGAAGCCGAATACAGAGGTTTTGCTAATGTTGTTTCCGAATCTTGTTGGATTCGAAATTTGCTATTAGAACTTCTATGTCCGGTAAGCAAAGCTACGTTGGTCTATTGTGACAATGTTAGTGCTATATATCTCTCTGGAAATCCTGTTCAACATCAACGCACGAAACATATTGAAATGGACATACACTTAATTTGTACGTGAGAAAGTTGCTAAAGGACAAGTGCGTGTCCTACATGTCCCTTCCCGCTATCAAATCGCCGATATCTTCACGAAAGGGCTTCCGCTAGTACTCTTTAATGATTTTCGGGACAGACTCAGCGTACGGCGTCCTCCCGCTTCAACTGTGGGGGTGTGTTAGATTATGTGTATACAGTCTTTTGTAATTGATCTTGATTGATCGTAATCTTCTGTAATTGATTCTAATTGATCTTGTAAATATCCTTGTGATATTAGTTACTTAGAATAGATTATGTGTATCatgtagacctgtcaaacgggtcggtcgggtcgggttgtagaaaaatacttttgggttcgggttgaatcggatcggtcaatttcgggttcgggggtttgcaaatgcttgttcaagacccagaactttcgggttcgggttgacccaacgggttgagagtttttaaaacgcgcattatattttcattaatttcggttataaatatacaaaatattgggacaaattaaaaaaatttcctacgaaagtttatatttagtcaaattcaaccataaaatggcgtataattcaaattaaaatcatattaacacaacaatagtaaaaacaacgtgtctattatgcttaaattttctcataatctcatttattactataaatacaatgattttcaatcggtcgggtccaaaacgggttcggtcgggttttgacccattccttttcgggttgctcgggttcggataaaatcgggttacgggtcacaaaatcttgttcaggacccagtattttcgggtcgggttcgggtcgggtcgatttgcgtcgcacattggtgCGTCGCATGCAAATATTgggacaaattaaaaaaaatttcctacgaaagtttatatttagtcaaattcaaccataaaatggcgtataattcaaattaaaatcatattaacacaacaatagtaaaaacaacgtgtctattatgcttaaattttctcataatctcatttattactataaatacaatgattttcaatcagtcggatccaaaacgggttcggtcgggttttgacccattccttttcgggttgctcgggttcggataaaatcgggttacgggtcacaaaatcttgttcaggacccagtattttcgggtcgggttcgggtcgggtcgatttgcgtcgcacattggtgCGTCGCATGCAAATATTGggacaaattaaaaaaatttcctacgaaagtttatatttagtcaaattcaaccataaaatggcgtataattcaaattaaaatcatattaacacaacaatagtaaaaacaacgtgtctattatgcttaaattttctcataatctcatttattactataaatacaatgattttcaatcggtcgggtccaaaacgggttcggtcgggttttgacccattccttttcgggttgctcgggttcggataaaatcgggttacgggtcacaaaatcttgttcaggacccagtattttcgggtcgggttcgggtcgggtcgatttttgacagctctagtatCATGTATATATACTCATTCAAGCAATAATAATGCTCACGGATTAACTTCCTTTAGTAACTTTATAAGGTAAGTAAAATCGTACTTTCATATATAATACGCAGGCGATTTCAGCAATACACTAAAAAAGTGACGGGGAAGTATGAACAAAGCAAAAGGAACGGAGGAAAGTACTAGAAGTAGGAATTTCATTTGCTGGTTACTCCGTGTTTAGTGTAAGAAGATTTTGATGAACAGGGAATTTAGATAAGGAATAATAATTGTAGGTAAGGAGAATCTAGTTTAGTGGATTGGGGAAATCTGTTGCAGTTGGATTGGTAAGTTTGATTGGACAGACAAATAATATACAGCATATTCTATGGGAATTGAAGTTCACAAACTTGAAAGATGAACAAACCACTACAgtttaattttgtttgattaaatctaatGAATAACGGCTGATACAGTGCACCTCCCAGTCCCACCTTGTGTAATTGTGTTCTTCTTTTTCATCATTGGCTGGGAGTTTCTCGAggttccctctctctctctctctgtaGATATGTAAGAGTAAGACTGAGATTTTGTATTTGTGCAGGCAAATATCTTATCATTTGTACCCTCCTCTTTGATAccctaaaaattaattaattaaataattactcCTAAATTTATTCACACTAAGAACCTAGTTTGGCTACAACTACAATAGGGTTCACTTCCATTCCACGTGCATCTTTTTCTGAAAGACTCCGTAGTAAAAAACTGGTAAACAAAATAAAAGGAACTCGTAAATTGATTCCTTTATACAGTAGTATTGGCCATTGGGGCGTGCATGCTAATTTTCAGTTAAAAGATGAACTTAAAACTTAATGTTGTTGTAGACACTGCGGGGATGTACAAGCGTATGCTATACTACTatgaaatacggagtactctgTATGTAGTCATTCCTCTGTCCtggaatactcgcaccgttttgactttttgcactattcacataattcactttgaccctactttatttctagtatatgaaataAATGTTAACATATAATATATTATCAGGTTCATCCGGTAGAATTGTGTGTATACTAGCTATACACGCGTTTGTGTTATATTAATGTTGATGCTCATTAAGTATTGAGAGAAATCACCCTTATTGGTCATTTCCggttgagatcaagtgaacaaGACTAGCTATGAGATAATGAATTAATGGATGGAGATAAAAAAAATCTGGGGCATGTAGAGGCCGCAAACAACATACGTATACAATTTTTGTAAGCTTTACTACTatgtttcttttttaaaaaaaaatgccgAGTAATATTTGTGGTTTAGTCGGTGAGTTATTTAGGGGAATGTTCACAACTACCTGTGAATCCTAAAAAGTTCGCATTAGGTTTAACTAGTCTAAGCTGCGAGATTAACGCAAACATATGACAATGTGGGAACTGAGTTTTATTGAATTAGCAAGCTATAGTTTGATTTTCTTAACCATTATCATTACTACATTGTCTTTAAAGATGTTACTTGTACATATATAATCTTACCCTTTCAGTTGCAATGAAGTTGTTTTCAATTGACCCATAAACGATAACAGGACAACCATCTTCTATCTCATGGAAATAGGGCGAAAAGATTTTGAGAGTTGTTTTGATTTAGTCTATTAAGTATATCCCAAACCCATAAGAACAAAATGAATCTTTGACTCCAATTAGGTTAATATATACAATCTTGTGCATCTCTTATATTTATGTTCACAATGTGATTTCATTCTGCGTGGTGTCAAGAATATTTTTTGGGTTTATACtttaatttgtttgtttcttcttTTAATCCATTACAATTCAAAAATTGCGTGGTGTCAAAAATTGGATAAGTATAGGATGCAAGGCTTCTGGTgtaaacaaaatttatagatgGCTTGACAGAGATCAAGGGAGCAAATTCAAAAAAGGGGTGCAGATTGCCACCATTACAGCTGCAGTTTACCAAATTTGCCACCATTACAGCTGCAGTTTACCAAATTTGGCTGCAAAGAAATTCTGCTGTTTGGAATCTTCAGGTATTACAGCCAGACTTGATTGTTCAGAGAATTAAAGCTGATGTTTTATGTAGAGTCAAGCAACTTGTCCCTATGAAAATATCAAATAGTGATAGAGCATGGCTTGCTAGCCTATAATTGAGTGATTAGAATGCTGTAGTTTTCTTATATTGTGGTTGTTTGGAGTTTCACTCCCCAAAGTAGAAGAGTTTCTTAGTTGTTGTGTTATAGTTGGGTTTCATTCTTTTAGGCTTGAGGCAACCCTTCCTAGAAGGTGGGTCTCTCCCTCAGGGATGTTTCCTCTGTTCTTTTCAATCCGTTTTTTGGACATTGAGCAATTTATTATTTACTCTTGCCTACCATTACAATTCACCCCATGTTCTTAGTATCTTATCTATGTGTAAGATACTTGTCACCGTTACTCCATTAGCAGGAAGGATTGTACGTAGATTGGTGATAATTTTACCTCCGAACACCAACATTAGGGTTTCGACTCTTTCTTTGAGGTAGGGATCGGGATGGAGTTCTTACGGGGACTCGGACTCCACTTCGTAAGAAATTCACATGGTTATCCTGTTTTGTTTTCTAGCTCGTTAGATACTTCAATTTTCAATTACTACATAAAAATAATGCATCATACCATTAATAGCCGTTGCATTCAATTAGGTTGAATGTCCTCATTTGCACAATTTGCATTTGATATTTGATAATTAATATTGTGGAAATTAGAAGTGCacaaaattatatttatttaagagaaaagtgcacataattaaattaacaagagttactactccctccgtcccttaatactcgcaccgtttttcttttcgggtcgtcccttaatacttgcaccgcttctataaatggaaatttttatcaatattatataatttctcacacttacctactaccccacctacacccctattctttacaaaaaattatttataattCTCATcctccactcaccactccccaccttttacacatttttcactaacaatattaaaaaaatactccattatcaactaacaccattaaattaataagtcaattcaaatgtcttaaactccgcaccggtcaaaccggtgcgagtattaatggacggagagagtatatacttcctccattctttttttTAGATGACATAATTATTTAAGCACGTTTACCAATGTACGATTTCAAATATTTATATattcaattatggataagaaaaaattatagaaagtagatatttaaaaattatttattgggacgaatctaacaagacacaacacaaatatatattttttaagtataaatcacaaaagaaacttaaaggagcttgtgtgaatagtgtctaaaACTCAATTATGTCAtataaaaagaaacaaaagaagtATTTACATGGAAAATCACGGCAATACCCACATAATTCccttaaattgaaaatttgtttgtttgtacgactttgttctcttcacctggtTTAAtctgattttctaatttatggTCTGGTTTGAATTTTTTCTGTGAGtaattcttgttttttttttcccggtATATTCTAATATTTTagaagaataagttgaaaagaacaTAACATTATTATGTAGTGGTAAGTTATTACTCCGTGCTTTGAGTATTTGTAGACATAGAAAACTTATAGTATCATTATTACCTTGCATTTATTGTATGAAGACGACATATAACAACAAATATTGATCCTGTTATTAATTAGAGAGTGAGCTTGGGGGGTGTTCTGAAATCTGAAACCGACTTAACTGTTGGTCATGTGTTCTTTTTGTTGCACTGTTTTAGTCAGACACTAAAAGATCGAAAGAGACACACAGACATAGATACCCGGCCCATGACTCACTAATAAAATTACTCAACACCATAAATAATACTAGAATTATACTCACTTGGATCCAATGATATAGTGATTATGATTTTAATGAGACTAACTAAAACTTACAATAATAGTAGCTAATTAAGATTTTAATCAGTCAAGGACATAGAACACTTGAATAATATATTACAGTAGTAATTAATCTGATCGATCTAGATACTTGGAGAATAGTAGGCATAGCTGCCATAGGAGTTTAGGCTAAGCTCAAGGGATGTATTTCCACCACTACCATTGAACCATCGGTACCCGGTAGTGTAGTAGCCGTCTGATGGAGGCTTAATGGTATACAAGTCTTGATCTTGATCTTGATCGTACACGTTGTCGTGCTCTTGATTGTGCATAGGGAAGAGAGGAAGGGTCTCTATCTCGTTATTGTGATCTTGGTCAGTGTAAGGATATTCGTCCAATGTTGATATCTTGTCCAACAATTTTGAGTAATTAGTTTCAACTGCATTCCATTGTCTCACATCATATCCTCCATTAATAACTTCTCCTCCAGATATTGAACACTCCTGTTTTTTCAGTCACAATATTTTGAACAAATTCAGTCTCTTGATCAGTGCATTAAACATTGGACATACTACGTACAACTCTTCTTTTAAGCTATCCCATAGAATCCATGTTAGATTACTAGTTTAATTAAGACCAAATAAGCTAATATTAACACGTTCCATGATTACAATCTCGTTTTTATTAGGAAAGTAAACCAGGCGGACAACCTTAGGGCCGAGACACCCTCTCGTCTCTCGATCGGGTGGTTTAATACCTTTATTTCACCATTTAATTCTTTGGAATTCGGATTATAAACACGCAAAAATACAAATAAGAAGATTGTTAAGGAGTATATTGAGGATAACGCAGTTATCCTATACGATAGAATATCGAATATAGTATAGTTATGTTATAACTAGGCTATATGATATAAGTCTATACATGATCTCCTATATCTTATATCATATAGCCTATATCTTATAACTAGGCTATATGATATAAGATATATGTTATAACTAGATCTCCTATATCTTATATCATATAGCCTagttataacataactctactaTATTCGATATTCTACCATATAGGATAACTGCGTTATCCTCCGTAGAGTATGCATGATCAATATTTAACAAGTTGAGAGAACTGATAGAATTTTGGTTTTAAAACTACTTATCTTTTTTATATATATGAATTTgtgaaataaattaaagtagctTTTAAGTTAATTAGGAATCCTCGAAAACCAAAACATAAACTAGAAAGTTAATTACTAAAAAGGAGAAAGCATCAAGGTTTAGTTTAGGGCAAAAGTGCTTAGTGTAGTTACCCTAAATGTATTCTGCATTGTAACACCTCCATAACCAAAACTCTCAACAAACTGCCCGTCACCGGAAATCGCATTCGCATGCCCAGCTGATGAACTTGAGCAAGGAATCCCTGCAACTTCATTTTTAcgaaaattagaaaataaaaagagcaAAATAATTAAACAGTTTGAAATctgtaaattaaaataattacgtACCAGGATTATTAATGGTAGGTTGAAGAGTTACATTGTTGAcgaaattattatggaattgaGGAATAGTTGTAGTTGAAGTAGCAGTAATAGTAGTAGGAAGAGTGTTAGTTGTTGTAGTAGGTGATCCAGAGTTAGGGGTAAGCCTTTTCTTCTGTCTCTCCCTAGCCTTATGATTCTGAAACCAGTAAAACACATTCTTGCCTTCGATCTTACCGTACCGGATTAATCGAGCACAAATGGTCTGAATCTGATCAGCAGTTGGAGATCGAACACCATTTATGTAGTAAAGCTCCTTAAGAAGGGTAATTTGCTCACTTGTAGGTGTCCACCTTGTGCTACTTTCCCTACAAAGGTACTGATTGCTGTTATTACTACTACCCATTTTCCCACCATTTATTTCCATCATCTTCATATCctcttgctgctgctgctgctgctgttgcgaGTACATTTTAATTACCAGACTAAATTTAAAGAAAATCAAACAATTCAACTTGTAGAAATTTAAGAGAGAGAGACTGAGACTGAGAGTAGTTAAAAGAGGCAGGGAAGGATATATAGCTAGCTTGAGTGAGAGTTATGAAGagctttgattttaatttataaGAGAAAGATGAAATGAATGTTTCTTATAAAATACTCCCTAtgttccttaatactcgcaccggtttgaccagtgcggagtttaagacatttgaattgacttattaatttaatgctgttagttgatagtgagatttttttttaatattattagtgggaaatgtgtaacaa
This genomic stretch from Spinacia oleracea cultivar Varoflay chromosome 3, BTI_SOV_V1, whole genome shotgun sequence harbors:
- the LOC110802963 gene encoding protein WUSCHEL-like isoform X2 — translated: MYSQQQQQQQQEDMKMMEINGGKMGSSNNSNQYLCRESSTRWTPTSEQITLLKELYYINGVRSPTADQIQTICARLIRYGKIEGKNVFYWFQNHKARERQKKRLTPNSGSPTTTTNTLPTTITATSTTTIPQFHNNFVNNVTLQPTINNPGIPCSSSSAGHANAISGDGQFVESFGYGGVTMQNTFRECSISGGEVINGGYDVRQWNAVETNYSKLLDKISTLDEYPYTDQDHNNEIETLPLFPMHNQEHDNVYDQDQDQDLYTIKPPSDGYYTTGYRWFNGSGGNTSLELSLNSYGSYAYYSPSI
- the LOC110802963 gene encoding protein WUSCHEL-like isoform X1, translated to MYSQQQQQQQQEDMKMMEINGGKMGSSNNSNQYLCRESSTRWTPTSEQITLLKELYYINGVRSPTADQIQTICARLIRYGKIEGKNVFYWFQNHKARERQKKRLTPNSGSPTTTTNTLPTTITATSTTTIPQFHNNFVNNVTLQPTINNPVAGIPCSSSSAGHANAISGDGQFVESFGYGGVTMQNTFRECSISGGEVINGGYDVRQWNAVETNYSKLLDKISTLDEYPYTDQDHNNEIETLPLFPMHNQEHDNVYDQDQDQDLYTIKPPSDGYYTTGYRWFNGSGGNTSLELSLNSYGSYAYYSPSI